In the genome of Streptomyces pactum, one region contains:
- a CDS encoding DEAD/DEAH box helicase: MSDELTPAERYAAARRRAAEQATALAPFRDMYDFQLDPFQVEACQALEAGKGVLVAAPTGSGKTIVGEFAVHLALAQGRKCFYTTPIKALSNQKYTDLVKRYGADRVGLLTGDNSINSDAPVVVMTTEVLRNMLYAGSEALRGLGYVVMDEVHYLSDRFRGAVWEEVIIHLPESVTLVSLSATVSNAEEFGDWLDTVRGDTEVIVSEHRPVPLWQHVLVGRRMYDLFEEKSQDGGQGTAARREVNPDLVRLARMENTRPTFGRDKRRGRNGMREADRERERRQRGRIWTPSRPEVIDRLDAEGLLPAITFIFSRAGCEAAVQQCLYAGLRLNDEAARARVRTLVEQRTAGIPDEDLHVLGYFEWLEGLERGIAAHHAGMLPTFKEVVEELFVQGLVKAVFATETLALGINMPARSVVLEKLVKWNGEQHADITPGEYTQLTGRAGRRGIDVEGHAVVLWQRTTDPTALAGLAGTRTYPLRSSFKPSYNMAVNLVAQFGRHRSRELLETSFAQFQADRAVVGISRQVQRNEEGLAGYRASMTCHLGDFDEYAALRRRLKDRETELAKQGAAQRRAAAMAALEKLRPGDVIHVPTGKYAGLALVLDPGLAAGRTGGHRGYEAHDGPRPLVLTAERQVKRLATMDFPVPVEPLERMRVPKTFNPRSPQSRRDLASALRTKAGHHDVRRHRRDRSAAADDTEIASLRAAIRAHPCHGCADREDHARWAERYHRLLRDTRQLERRIEGRTNTIARTFDRICALLTELDYLREEQVTDDGRRLARLYGELDLLASECLREGVWEGLKPAELAACASALVYEARTADDALPPKLPTGAAKEALGEMVRIWGRLDALEEDHRISQTEGVGQREPDLGFAWAAYRWASGHGLDDVLREVDMPAGDFVRWCKQLIDVLGQIAQAAPEGGTVARNARRAVDGLRRGVVAYSSVG, encoded by the coding sequence ATGAGCGACGAGCTGACACCCGCCGAGCGGTACGCCGCGGCCCGCCGCAGGGCCGCCGAGCAGGCCACCGCGCTGGCCCCCTTCCGCGACATGTACGACTTCCAGCTGGACCCGTTCCAGGTGGAGGCGTGCCAGGCCCTCGAAGCCGGCAAGGGCGTGCTGGTCGCCGCCCCCACCGGTTCGGGCAAGACCATCGTGGGCGAGTTCGCCGTCCACCTGGCGCTCGCCCAGGGCCGCAAGTGCTTCTACACCACGCCGATCAAGGCACTCTCCAACCAGAAGTACACCGACCTCGTCAAGCGGTACGGCGCGGACCGGGTCGGTCTGCTCACCGGTGACAACAGCATCAACTCCGACGCCCCGGTGGTCGTGATGACCACCGAGGTGCTGCGGAACATGCTGTACGCCGGCTCGGAGGCGCTGCGCGGCCTGGGCTACGTGGTGATGGACGAGGTCCACTACCTCTCCGACCGCTTCCGGGGCGCGGTCTGGGAAGAGGTGATCATCCACCTGCCCGAGTCGGTGACCCTGGTGTCGCTCTCCGCGACCGTCTCCAACGCCGAGGAGTTCGGCGACTGGCTGGACACCGTGCGCGGCGACACCGAGGTGATCGTCTCCGAGCACCGCCCGGTGCCGCTGTGGCAGCACGTCCTGGTCGGCCGCCGGATGTACGACCTGTTCGAGGAGAAGAGCCAGGACGGCGGCCAGGGCACCGCCGCCCGCCGCGAGGTCAACCCCGACCTGGTCCGGCTGGCCCGCATGGAGAACACCCGCCCCACCTTCGGCCGCGACAAGCGCCGCGGGCGCAACGGGATGCGGGAGGCCGACCGGGAGCGCGAGCGCCGCCAGCGCGGCCGGATCTGGACGCCGAGCCGGCCGGAGGTCATCGACCGGCTGGACGCCGAGGGGCTGCTGCCGGCCATCACCTTCATCTTCAGCCGCGCGGGCTGCGAGGCCGCCGTCCAGCAGTGCCTCTACGCGGGGCTGCGGCTCAACGACGAGGCCGCGCGCGCCCGGGTGCGCACCCTGGTCGAGCAGCGCACCGCCGGCATCCCCGACGAGGACCTGCACGTCCTGGGGTACTTCGAGTGGCTGGAGGGCCTGGAGCGCGGCATCGCCGCCCACCACGCCGGCATGCTGCCGACCTTCAAGGAGGTCGTCGAGGAGCTGTTCGTCCAGGGCCTGGTCAAGGCGGTGTTCGCCACCGAGACCCTCGCCCTGGGCATCAACATGCCCGCCCGCTCGGTGGTGCTGGAGAAGCTCGTCAAGTGGAACGGCGAACAGCACGCCGACATCACCCCCGGTGAGTACACTCAGCTCACCGGCCGGGCGGGCCGGCGCGGCATCGACGTCGAGGGCCACGCGGTGGTGCTCTGGCAGCGGACCACGGACCCGACCGCGCTGGCCGGCCTGGCCGGCACCCGCACCTATCCGCTGCGCTCCTCCTTCAAGCCGTCGTACAACATGGCGGTCAACCTGGTCGCCCAGTTCGGCCGGCACCGCTCCCGTGAACTGCTGGAGACCTCCTTCGCCCAGTTCCAGGCGGACCGCGCGGTGGTCGGCATCTCCCGGCAGGTGCAGCGGAACGAGGAGGGCCTGGCCGGCTACCGCGCCTCCATGACCTGCCACCTCGGCGACTTCGACGAGTACGCGGCGCTGCGCCGCCGGCTGAAGGACCGGGAGACGGAGCTGGCCAAGCAGGGCGCCGCGCAGCGGCGGGCGGCGGCGATGGCCGCGCTGGAGAAGCTCCGGCCCGGCGACGTCATCCACGTGCCCACCGGCAAGTACGCCGGGCTCGCCCTGGTGCTCGACCCCGGGCTGGCGGCCGGCCGGACCGGCGGCCACCGCGGCTACGAGGCCCACGACGGGCCGCGCCCGCTGGTGCTCACCGCCGAGCGGCAGGTCAAGCGGCTGGCCACGATGGACTTCCCGGTCCCGGTGGAGCCGCTGGAGCGGATGCGCGTGCCCAAGACGTTCAACCCGCGCAGTCCCCAGTCCCGCCGCGACCTGGCCTCCGCGCTGCGCACCAAGGCCGGCCACCACGATGTGCGCAGGCACCGCCGGGACCGGTCGGCCGCCGCGGACGACACCGAGATCGCGAGCCTGCGCGCCGCGATACGCGCGCACCCCTGCCACGGCTGCGCAGACCGGGAGGACCACGCCCGGTGGGCCGAGCGCTACCACCGGCTGCTGCGCGACACCCGGCAGCTGGAGCGGCGCATCGAGGGACGCACCAACACCATCGCGCGCACCTTCGACCGGATCTGCGCGCTCCTGACCGAGCTGGACTATCTGCGGGAGGAGCAGGTCACCGACGACGGGCGGCGGCTCGCCCGGCTCTACGGCGAACTCGACCTGCTCGCCAGCGAGTGCCTGCGCGAAGGCGTCTGGGAGGGGCTGAAGCCGGCCGAGCTGGCCGCCTGCGCGTCGGCGCTGGTGTACGAGGCGCGCACCGCCGACGACGCGCTGCCGCCGAAGCTGCCCACCGGTGCCGCCAAGGAGGCGCTGGGGGAGATGGTGCGGATCTGGGGCCGGCTGGACGCGCTGGAGGAGGACCACCGCATCAGCCAGACCGAGGGCGTCGGACAGCGCGAACCGGACCTGGGCTTCGCCTGGGCCGCGTACCGCTGGGCCTCCGGGCACGGACTGGACGATGTGCTGCGGGAAGTGGACATGCCCGCCGGCGACTTCGTCCGCTGGTGCAAGCAACTCATCGACGTCCTGGGACAGATCGCCCAGGCGGCCCCCGAGGGCGGCACCGTGGCGCGGAACGCGCGCCGGGCGGTGGACGGCCTGCGGCGCGGGGTGGTCGCGTACTCCTCGGTGGGTTGA